A region of Bacteroidota bacterium DNA encodes the following proteins:
- a CDS encoding aminotransferase class V-fold PLP-dependent enzyme translates to MKTSRKNFIKTTATALFAGIHVNGLNAINSNASIYKANTTVAHNDEDYWQTVRQLFPLTKDFIYLNNGTMGPSPYPVIEAVKKGMMDMDQQGNYGGWEQTCAKLATFVGANENEIALTHNVTDGINISCWGLPLQKGDEVIMNTHEHVGNAFPWLNRRKLHGIVIKTFTPAATAAETLQRIEALITKKTKVIAVPHIPCTQGQILPVEAICKLAKERGIFSFIDGAHGPGMLTLNLHEMGCDMYASCCHKWMLGPKGTGFLYVRKDFQNTLQTYFVGGGSDNAKWNMMANPPEMGTYADSAHRYFGGTQSLGLYRGVDAAIDFINTIGQQNIHERIKYLGNYTQEKLLALGDKIELLTPTEAISRCAVNGFRIKGVDYAKFYQTAVENKIRIRMVPENGLNSLRVSTHIYNNTGEVDKLIKLIADS, encoded by the coding sequence ATGAAAACAAGTAGAAAGAACTTTATTAAAACAACAGCCACAGCTCTTTTTGCCGGCATACATGTAAACGGTTTAAATGCTATAAACAGTAACGCTTCTATTTACAAAGCCAATACCACCGTTGCCCATAACGATGAAGACTATTGGCAAACCGTAAGGCAATTGTTTCCTTTAACCAAAGATTTTATATACTTAAATAACGGCACCATGGGCCCTTCGCCCTACCCTGTTATTGAAGCAGTAAAAAAGGGAATGATGGACATGGACCAACAAGGCAACTACGGTGGTTGGGAACAAACCTGCGCTAAGCTGGCCACTTTTGTGGGAGCTAACGAAAATGAAATAGCCCTTACGCATAATGTAACCGATGGCATTAATATTTCGTGCTGGGGTTTGCCTTTGCAAAAAGGCGATGAAGTAATAATGAATACCCACGAACATGTGGGCAATGCTTTTCCCTGGCTTAACAGGCGTAAGCTGCATGGCATAGTTATAAAAACATTTACGCCTGCTGCTACCGCTGCCGAAACACTGCAACGCATTGAAGCATTAATTACCAAAAAAACCAAAGTAATTGCCGTACCACATATTCCATGTACACAAGGACAAATATTACCTGTAGAAGCTATTTGTAAGTTAGCTAAAGAACGTGGTATTTTTTCATTTATTGATGGTGCGCATGGCCCCGGTATGCTAACGCTTAACCTGCACGAAATGGGTTGCGATATGTATGCAAGCTGTTGCCACAAATGGATGTTAGGGCCAAAAGGAACCGGGTTTTTATATGTGCGTAAAGATTTCCAAAACACCTTACAAACCTATTTTGTAGGCGGAGGCAGCGATAATGCCAAATGGAACATGATGGCTAACCCTCCTGAAATGGGCACCTATGCCGATTCAGCACACCGTTATTTTGGTGGCACACAATCGTTGGGTTTATACCGTGGTGTTGATGCTGCCATTGACTTTATCAATACCATCGGGCAACAAAACATACACGAACGCATTAAATATTTAGGTAACTATACACAAGAGAAACTGCTTGCATTAGGCGATAAAATTGAGCTACTCACACCCACCGAAGCCATATCAAGATGCGCGGTAAATGGCTTTAGAATTAAGGGGGTAGATTACGCTAAGTTTTACCAAACTGCAGTTGAAAATAAAATACGCATCAGGATGGTACCCGAAAATGGATTGAACTCTCTACGTGTTTCAACCCACATTTATAACAATACGGGGGAAGTAGATAAACTGATAAAATTAATTGCGGATTCTTGA
- a CDS encoding phosphosulfolactate synthase: MKNFKLKMMPERTVKPRQSGINMVMDKGLSFREAEDLLSVSGDYIDIIKLGFGTAVVTPNLLEKIKLYQNNNVIVYFGGTLFEAFLVRNQFDDYLKALDKFQLTHAEISDGTLELPHDIKLDYIQKLSKYVTVLSEVGSKDVEKIIPPYQWIELMQTEIEAGAWKVIAEAREAGNVGVYRSSGEVREGLVQEILTKIPHEKIIWEAPQKAQQTYFIKLVGANVNLGNIAPNDVIPSETLRLGLRSDTFNFFLGKGTKYTTKKK, from the coding sequence ATGAAAAATTTTAAATTAAAAATGATGCCTGAGCGTACCGTAAAACCTCGCCAAAGTGGAATAAACATGGTGATGGATAAAGGACTTAGTTTTCGCGAAGCAGAAGATTTATTATCAGTATCGGGCGATTATATAGATATTATTAAGCTAGGATTTGGCACGGCAGTAGTAACACCCAACCTGCTTGAAAAAATTAAGCTTTACCAAAACAACAATGTAATAGTTTATTTTGGAGGTACTTTGTTTGAAGCTTTTTTAGTGAGAAACCAATTTGACGATTATTTAAAAGCATTAGATAAATTCCAATTAACACATGCCGAAATATCGGACGGAACGCTTGAGTTACCACACGATATTAAATTGGATTATATACAAAAGCTAAGCAAATACGTAACCGTATTAAGCGAAGTAGGAAGTAAAGATGTAGAAAAAATTATTCCTCCTTACCAATGGATAGAGCTGATGCAAACCGAAATTGAAGCCGGAGCATGGAAGGTTATAGCCGAAGCACGCGAGGCTGGTAACGTAGGTGTATACAGAAGCAGTGGCGAGGTAAGAGAAGGATTGGTGCAAGAAATATTAACCAAAATTCCGCACGAAAAAATTATTTGGGAAGCACCACAAAAAGCACAACAAACTTATTTTATAAAACTGGTAGGCGCCAATGTAAACCTGGGCAATATTGCACCTAACGATGTAATACCTAGCGAAACATTGCGCTTAGGATTGCGTAGCGATACCTTTAATTTCTTTTTAGGAAAAGGTACCAAGTACACCACCAAAAAGAAATAG
- a CDS encoding long-chain fatty acid--CoA ligase, producing the protein MFEIISDKYKNFKSLHYFLRHTANHINKPGDTYLQVKKKDRYEDITYAQVFEQLNAISAYLYNIGLRKGDKAALLIENCPEYICFDQGLMQLGIINVSIYPTSSEADIEYIINDSQSKVIFVGTPFLLKRLKKVKDNCPSLQTIITAFDTEGDNIISYHNVMEQGRLLYNSNQNLIEEELEKVTYDDLSCLLYTSGTTGKPKGAMLTHNNFMSNIVMADFLLPIVTKEFTFLSFLPLCHVYERTCTYYFSTYKGFKVAFAQSLEALTTNIQEVQPRAILTVPRLLERIEERVRKSATSSGGFKLKIFNWALAAGEKRRINKEQGKGNGLFLNLQLALAEKLVYSKIKARLGGKMNVMVSGGGALPQHVGEFFANLNILVIEGYGLTETSPFVCANEIDRQIWGTVGRIGQGNEVAIQHVDTKEIITIQNYESYKPDFESAEGEILVRGLNVMKGYWNLPEETAKAIDADGWLHTGDVGKFEKGYLKITDRIKNIIVNSFGKNVYPTPIENTYLKSSKIEQIFLIGDRQEYLTALIVPSKEELKEKWGLKEDFFKIEDEFIRDKEIIDWIDEDMKHLEGTLGKFERVKHYSLKRRPFTMEDGEMTPTQKIKRKIVETKYANEIKSIYISVS; encoded by the coding sequence ATGTTCGAAATAATTTCAGATAAGTACAAAAACTTTAAATCGCTTCATTATTTTTTACGCCACACGGCTAATCATATTAATAAACCGGGCGACACTTATTTACAAGTAAAGAAAAAAGACAGGTATGAAGATATAACCTATGCCCAAGTTTTTGAACAGTTAAACGCTATATCAGCTTACTTATATAATATTGGTTTACGCAAAGGCGATAAAGCAGCCCTTTTAATTGAAAATTGTCCTGAATACATTTGTTTTGATCAAGGTTTAATGCAATTAGGCATTATCAATGTTTCTATTTATCCTACTTCATCCGAAGCCGATATTGAATACATTATAAACGACTCCCAATCCAAAGTAATTTTTGTGGGTACTCCTTTTTTATTGAAACGACTTAAAAAAGTAAAAGACAACTGCCCAAGTTTACAAACCATTATAACTGCCTTTGATACCGAAGGCGATAATATTATTTCATACCACAATGTAATGGAACAAGGCAGGTTGCTTTACAACAGCAATCAAAATCTGATTGAAGAGGAACTGGAAAAAGTAACTTACGATGATTTATCGTGTTTGTTATACACTTCAGGGACCACAGGAAAACCGAAAGGCGCTATGCTTACCCATAATAACTTTATGAGTAATATAGTAATGGCCGATTTCCTTTTGCCTATTGTTACCAAAGAGTTTACTTTCCTTTCTTTTTTACCTCTTTGCCATGTATATGAGCGCACCTGTACTTACTATTTTAGTACCTACAAAGGTTTTAAAGTAGCGTTTGCCCAAAGTTTAGAAGCCCTTACTACCAATATACAGGAAGTACAACCACGTGCTATATTAACCGTTCCGCGTTTATTGGAGCGTATAGAAGAGCGTGTACGTAAAAGCGCTACTTCATCAGGTGGCTTTAAGCTAAAAATATTTAACTGGGCTTTAGCTGCCGGGGAAAAACGCAGAATAAACAAAGAGCAAGGTAAAGGCAATGGTTTGTTTTTAAACCTCCAACTGGCCCTAGCGGAGAAATTGGTTTACTCCAAAATAAAAGCACGCTTAGGTGGTAAAATGAATGTAATGGTAAGCGGTGGTGGGGCTTTACCGCAACACGTGGGTGAGTTTTTTGCCAACTTAAATATATTGGTTATCGAGGGTTATGGCTTAACAGAAACATCGCCATTTGTGTGTGCCAACGAAATTGACAGGCAAATATGGGGAACCGTGGGCCGTATAGGACAAGGCAATGAAGTAGCCATTCAACATGTAGATACCAAAGAAATAATTACCATACAAAACTACGAATCGTATAAACCTGATTTCGAATCGGCAGAAGGAGAAATACTGGTACGCGGATTAAACGTAATGAAAGGTTACTGGAACTTACCCGAAGAAACAGCCAAAGCCATTGATGCAGACGGTTGGTTACATACGGGCGATGTAGGTAAATTTGAAAAAGGTTATTTAAAAATAACCGACAGGATAAAAAACATTATTGTAAACTCGTTTGGTAAAAACGTGTACCCAACACCTATTGAAAACACCTATTTAAAATCGAGCAAGATTGAGCAAATATTTTTAATTGGCGACAGGCAGGAATATTTAACGGCACTTATTGTACCAAGCAAAGAAGAGCTGAAAGAAAAATGGGGCTTAAAGGAAGACTTTTTTAAAATAGAAGACGAATTCATTCGCGATAAAGAAATTATAGACTGGATAGATGAGGACATGAAACATTTAGAAGGTACATTGGGTAAATTTGAACGCGTAAAACATTATTCATTAAAACGCAGGCCATTTACTATGGAAGACGGTGAAATGACCCCAACCCAAAAAATTAAACGTAAAATAGTGGAAACCAAATACGCCAACGAAATAAAATCAATTTATATAAGCGTAAGTTAA
- a CDS encoding DNA alkylation repair protein has protein sequence MPEPLKNLYSKALISELADSIHGNYKAFDKSHFIKTVFDKDWDNKELKQRMRHITNSLHKTMPVSYTEQVDILKKLATQFTGFTAMVFPDFVEVYGLNDLDTSINALEHFTQYSSSEFAVRPFIIQYPKEMLKQHALWSKHKNHHVRRLASEGIRPRLPWAIALPEFKKDPKPILPILNNLMADESEYVRRSVANCINDISKDHPHIVLQIINQWQKKSAETDWILKHASRGLLKKGHAEILNSFGLNHQVKTKLTHFSIDKQTVAIGGSIHFNFGVQLLEKQEAKVRLEYNIYYHKANGKQLPKIFQIGTYTLQPNQVFEVKKKHAFINLTTRKHYKGQHTISILANGNELDKINFNLND, from the coding sequence ATGCCCGAACCTCTTAAAAACTTATATAGCAAAGCACTTATTAGTGAGTTAGCTGATAGCATACACGGTAACTATAAAGCATTTGATAAAAGCCATTTTATTAAAACCGTTTTTGATAAAGACTGGGATAATAAAGAACTGAAACAGCGCATGCGGCATATTACAAACAGCCTGCATAAAACCATGCCTGTAAGCTATACTGAACAAGTAGATATTTTGAAAAAGCTGGCTACACAGTTCACAGGATTCACCGCTATGGTTTTTCCTGATTTTGTAGAAGTGTATGGATTAAATGATTTAGATACATCTATCAATGCACTGGAACATTTTACCCAATACTCCAGCAGCGAGTTTGCTGTAAGGCCTTTTATTATTCAATACCCTAAAGAAATGCTCAAGCAACATGCGCTTTGGAGTAAACACAAAAACCACCATGTAAGGCGTTTGGCAAGCGAAGGAATCAGACCTCGTTTACCTTGGGCTATAGCTTTACCTGAGTTTAAAAAAGACCCTAAGCCAATCCTGCCCATTTTAAATAACTTAATGGCTGATGAATCGGAATATGTAAGGCGCAGTGTAGCTAATTGCATTAACGATATTTCAAAAGACCATCCGCATATAGTATTACAAATAATCAACCAATGGCAAAAGAAATCGGCTGAAACAGATTGGATTTTAAAACATGCCAGTCGGGGTTTGCTCAAAAAAGGACATGCTGAAATACTCAACTCATTTGGTTTAAACCATCAGGTAAAAACCAAGCTCACACATTTCAGTATTGATAAGCAAACGGTGGCTATTGGCGGTTCCATACATTTTAACTTTGGTGTACAGTTATTAGAAAAACAAGAAGCAAAGGTTAGGTTGGAATACAATATTTATTACCACAAAGCCAATGGCAAACAATTGCCTAAAATATTTCAGATAGGCACTTATACATTACAACCCAATCAGGTTTTCGAAGTGAAGAAGAAACATGCGTTTATTAATTTAACCACGCGTAAACACTACAAAGGCCAACATACAATAAGTATATTGGCCAATGGCAATGAATTAGATAAAATTAATTTTAACCTGAATGATTAA
- a CDS encoding MG2 domain-containing protein gives MQKVLSNAPKLAVAFLIALFIGIIWIVKAKPESKRKNTNPAFGAYISAFSPSVIMRNDAFIVKLNKPVTDSSIIQNGSDLFDISPSVKGTVVLTDAYTIAFKPDKILPRNTEFTVKFKLSTVVKEIAPDLAVFEFYTQTIQQAFEIKSTHLFAADPNNYKYVSIRGTVYTADYEEAALMEEVLSAGVNQSAYKIKWQHKEDGVTHEFFIDSLERLNQAYSVTIGYNGKAIEAKQEGTLKIGIPAIGDFKAIQADAENKEEQYIGLFFSDPIQPNQDLAGLITVDDISDLRFTVFSNQIRIYSDSKFIGIKTVKVSEGILNTLGNKLFIGATFNVVFNNELPSVSIVGNGVIMPDGNKCLFPFKAVNLSAVDVTVIKIFEQNIPQFLQVNNLDGTNELRRVGQPMLKRKVLLGKNKLTDLNHSNQFAIDLAQVMKTEPGAIYHIELSFKKEYSLYSCEKDTNQLATTSYNHNDDLETMAEWDNDNNNEEEYSDYYWPEDYDWQERDNPCHNSYYNSQRWIKRNLLSSNIGLIAKRGSNGIMFISVNDIKTTQPIGGAKLSILNYQQIELTNAKTDAQGWATVKLNQKPYLLIANYNGQKAYLRLDENTALNLSRFDIGGKPLMKGIKGFLYAERGVWRPGDSIYFNFILNDKGKTLPSDVPIVFELYNPQGQIHRRLISNNGLNGFYNFTTTTDDNAPTGNWLAKVKIGNVSFEKNVRIETVVPNRLKINLAFNNKFLSKGQNLGGVLTSTWLHGAIASNFKATIDATYSLSDAQFKGYESYSFIDNTRKLQAETERIFDGTLNSEGLANINGTLQAGENAPGILNVNFLTKVFEPGGGFSTDRFNENYYPYQEYVGLKMPGLENEYDYYETNSDIQVDLAYLSKMGIPVSGSNNVNIKIYKIEYRWWWDQSDEDLSDYATNEYNQLIKNDNISIQNGKGTYRFKVDYPQWGRYVIIATNLKNNQSCSKAFYLDWPNTYSRSNRGNASEATMLSFSTNKNDYKVGENVVINFPSTSGGRALISVENGTEVVKTYWANLKNGETEFSFKATKEMLPNAFVHISVLQPHEQVKNDLPIRLYGIKPINVSDAETVLKPVIKTPDVLRPDEVQSVEVSEANGRAMTYTLAIVDEGLLDLTRFKTPSPHEVFYAREALGVQTNDLYDFIMNAYNLQMDKVLSIGGDEGLNKKKKENKANRFKPVVKFLGPYFLPKGKKEKIQFVLPTYYGSVRVMVVAGQDGAYGNAEKAVPVRKPLMMLASLPRVLGINELVKLPISVFSMEAKIKKANITVQCNNLLSMNGATNKTIYFAKPGEELIEFDIAVKGVTGIGRIQIKASNGSQSITEEIEIDIRNPNPNITQVTEAFVERNKTYTGSISPIGAINISTGNIEVSSIPPINLGKRLDYLIQYPHGCIEQTTSSVFPQLVLNKIIELNAVQTHNIETNVKNGIDRIKLFQTNDGGFAYWPGQTYPDEWGSNYAGHFLIEAQRNGYAVPASLLSNWRQFQKKLAQNYTQTAQQNDIIQSYRLYTLALAGAAEIGAMNRLKESKSLNTISKWSLAASYALIGQKETALQIINNLSINVANYNEMSFSYGSAQRDDAIILQTLNLLDKRTLAMQKAIQISKNLSSDYWLSTQTTAYCLIAMADYCKKNSTSKTLNYEVSVGTNKQSINSKTFINQTPVNFTSRNPQNITLKNTSTDNLFVRIINKGQPLTDVTTEAESNIQLGIQYKDLKGNIINPTQMEQGTDFVCEVKVTNNSNLGHFEQMALSNIFASGWQIHNTRLFGENPLFASSNSTYQDIKDDRVYTYFNIRMGQTLTYYIILNASYCGRFYLPPAKCEAMYNGSIFAHKKGIWVNVVNSSKIKS, from the coding sequence ATGCAAAAAGTACTTTCAAACGCACCCAAGCTAGCCGTAGCTTTTTTAATTGCCTTATTCATAGGAATTATCTGGATTGTTAAAGCCAAACCTGAATCAAAACGAAAAAACACCAACCCCGCATTTGGCGCCTATATTTCAGCATTTAGCCCAAGTGTTATTATGCGTAACGATGCTTTTATTGTTAAGCTTAATAAACCTGTTACCGATAGCAGCATCATACAAAATGGAAGCGATTTATTTGACATCAGCCCATCAGTAAAAGGCACAGTTGTGTTAACCGATGCTTATACTATTGCATTTAAACCCGATAAAATATTACCAAGAAATACGGAGTTTACCGTAAAATTTAAATTAAGTACGGTTGTTAAAGAGATAGCCCCTGACTTGGCTGTTTTTGAGTTTTACACCCAAACCATTCAACAAGCTTTTGAAATTAAAAGTACCCATTTATTTGCTGCAGACCCCAATAATTACAAATATGTGAGCATACGAGGTACTGTTTATACAGCTGATTATGAAGAAGCTGCCTTAATGGAAGAAGTATTAAGCGCAGGTGTCAATCAAAGTGCCTATAAAATAAAATGGCAACACAAGGAAGATGGTGTAACACATGAGTTTTTTATAGATAGTTTAGAACGGTTAAACCAAGCTTACAGTGTGACTATTGGCTATAATGGCAAAGCAATTGAAGCAAAGCAAGAAGGTACGCTTAAAATTGGTATACCTGCTATTGGCGATTTTAAGGCCATCCAGGCTGATGCCGAAAACAAAGAAGAACAATACATTGGTCTGTTTTTTTCTGACCCTATTCAACCTAACCAAGATTTAGCAGGATTAATAACGGTAGACGATATAAGTGATTTACGCTTTACGGTATTTAGTAACCAAATCAGAATTTACTCTGATAGTAAATTTATAGGCATAAAAACGGTTAAAGTAAGTGAAGGTATTTTAAATACACTGGGTAATAAATTATTTATTGGTGCTACATTTAACGTGGTTTTCAACAATGAACTGCCATCTGTTTCCATAGTTGGTAATGGGGTGATAATGCCTGATGGCAACAAATGTTTATTCCCTTTTAAAGCTGTTAATTTAAGTGCTGTTGATGTAACCGTTATTAAAATTTTTGAACAAAACATACCTCAGTTTTTACAGGTAAATAATTTAGACGGAACCAATGAATTAAGACGTGTTGGCCAACCTATGTTGAAACGAAAAGTACTATTAGGTAAAAACAAATTAACAGACTTAAACCACTCCAACCAATTTGCTATTGACTTGGCGCAGGTAATGAAAACCGAGCCGGGTGCTATTTACCATATTGAGTTAAGCTTCAAAAAAGAGTATAGCTTATATAGCTGCGAAAAAGATACCAATCAGCTGGCTACAACATCATACAACCACAATGATGATTTGGAAACAATGGCAGAGTGGGATAATGATAACAATAACGAAGAGGAATACAGCGATTATTACTGGCCTGAAGATTACGACTGGCAGGAAAGAGACAATCCTTGCCACAACAGTTATTACAATAGCCAACGCTGGATAAAACGAAACCTGCTATCAAGTAATATTGGTTTAATTGCCAAACGAGGAAGCAATGGCATTATGTTTATTTCGGTAAACGATATTAAAACAACCCAACCCATTGGTGGCGCTAAATTAAGTATTTTAAACTACCAACAAATAGAGCTAACTAATGCAAAAACCGATGCACAAGGTTGGGCAACCGTTAAACTAAACCAAAAGCCTTATTTATTAATAGCCAATTATAACGGACAAAAAGCTTATTTACGATTGGATGAAAATACAGCCCTTAACTTAAGCCGTTTTGATATTGGTGGTAAACCTTTAATGAAAGGAATCAAGGGCTTTCTTTATGCAGAACGCGGTGTATGGCGTCCTGGAGATAGTATTTACTTTAATTTTATACTGAACGATAAAGGCAAAACCTTACCAAGCGATGTGCCCATTGTTTTTGAATTGTATAACCCACAGGGGCAAATTCACAGGCGTTTAATAAGCAACAACGGATTAAATGGATTTTACAATTTTACCACTACCACTGACGACAACGCGCCTACGGGAAATTGGTTAGCCAAAGTAAAAATTGGTAATGTATCGTTTGAAAAAAATGTACGTATTGAAACCGTTGTACCAAACAGACTTAAAATAAATTTAGCCTTTAACAACAAGTTTTTAAGTAAGGGGCAAAACCTGGGTGGTGTTTTAACAAGTACATGGTTACACGGTGCTATAGCTAGTAATTTCAAAGCAACTATTGATGCTACTTACAGCTTAAGCGATGCTCAATTTAAAGGTTATGAAAGTTATTCTTTTATTGACAATACCAGAAAACTACAAGCTGAAACAGAACGTATTTTTGACGGCACTTTAAACAGTGAAGGATTAGCCAATATAAACGGAACATTACAAGCAGGTGAAAATGCACCGGGTATTTTAAATGTTAATTTTTTAACCAAAGTATTTGAACCGGGCGGTGGCTTTAGTACTGACCGATTTAACGAAAACTATTATCCATACCAGGAATACGTAGGACTAAAAATGCCGGGCTTAGAAAATGAATACGACTACTATGAAACCAATAGTGATATACAAGTTGATTTAGCCTATTTAAGCAAAATGGGCATACCGGTAAGTGGTTCCAATAATGTAAATATAAAAATATATAAAATAGAATACAGATGGTGGTGGGACCAATCAGATGAAGACCTGAGCGATTATGCTACCAATGAGTATAACCAACTCATCAAAAATGATAACATCAGCATACAAAATGGAAAAGGTACTTACCGCTTTAAAGTAGATTATCCGCAATGGGGGCGTTATGTAATTATAGCAACCAATTTAAAAAACAACCAAAGTTGCAGTAAGGCTTTTTATTTAGACTGGCCAAACACATACAGTCGTTCCAACAGAGGCAATGCTTCAGAAGCAACTATGTTATCGTTTAGTACCAACAAAAACGATTATAAAGTAGGCGAAAATGTAGTAATTAATTTCCCATCAACTTCAGGTGGCAGGGCTTTAATAAGTGTGGAGAACGGAACCGAAGTAGTAAAAACATATTGGGCCAATTTAAAAAATGGAGAGACTGAATTTTCATTTAAGGCTACCAAAGAAATGCTACCTAATGCATTTGTACACATAAGCGTCTTACAACCGCATGAGCAGGTTAAAAACGATTTACCAATACGTTTATATGGTATTAAACCTATTAATGTAAGCGATGCGGAAACTGTTTTAAAACCCGTTATAAAAACACCTGATGTATTACGACCTGATGAGGTACAAAGTGTAGAGGTAAGCGAAGCCAATGGCAGGGCAATGACCTATACTTTAGCCATTGTTGATGAAGGTTTATTGGACTTAACCCGATTTAAAACACCTAGCCCACATGAAGTATTTTATGCACGTGAAGCATTGGGTGTACAAACCAACGATTTATACGATTTTATAATGAATGCTTACAACCTGCAAATGGATAAAGTATTAAGCATAGGTGGAGATGAGGGACTGAACAAAAAGAAAAAAGAAAACAAAGCCAACAGGTTTAAACCCGTAGTTAAGTTTTTAGGCCCTTACTTTTTACCAAAGGGAAAAAAGGAAAAAATTCAGTTTGTTTTACCTACCTATTACGGTTCAGTGAGAGTAATGGTTGTGGCAGGACAAGACGGTGCTTATGGCAATGCCGAAAAAGCAGTACCGGTACGCAAACCTTTAATGATGCTGGCTTCGTTACCACGAGTACTTGGTATCAATGAATTGGTAAAACTGCCCATCAGTGTTTTCTCAATGGAAGCAAAAATAAAAAAGGCAAACATTACCGTACAATGCAATAACCTGTTAAGCATGAATGGAGCAACTAACAAAACCATTTATTTTGCAAAACCCGGTGAAGAATTAATTGAGTTTGATATAGCCGTAAAAGGTGTTACAGGCATTGGCAGAATACAAATAAAGGCAAGCAATGGTTCACAATCTATTACCGAAGAAATTGAAATAGATATCAGAAACCCCAATCCAAACATAACACAAGTAACTGAAGCTTTTGTAGAACGCAATAAAACCTACACCGGCAGCATAAGCCCTATTGGAGCCATTAATATAAGCACGGGCAATATTGAAGTTTCAAGCATCCCTCCTATTAATTTAGGTAAGCGTTTAGATTACTTAATACAATACCCGCACGGATGCATTGAACAAACCACTTCATCCGTATTTCCTCAGTTGGTATTAAATAAAATAATTGAATTAAACGCTGTACAAACACATAACATTGAAACCAATGTTAAAAATGGCATTGACCGCATCAAATTATTTCAAACCAACGATGGGGGTTTTGCTTACTGGCCGGGACAAACTTATCCTGATGAATGGGGAAGCAATTATGCAGGCCATTTTTTAATTGAAGCACAACGCAATGGTTACGCAGTACCTGCCTCATTATTGAGTAACTGGCGACAGTTCCAGAAAAAACTGGCGCAAAACTACACCCAGACAGCACAGCAAAATGATATTATTCAATCGTACAGGCTATATACATTAGCATTGGCTGGAGCGGCCGAAATTGGAGCCATGAACAGACTAAAAGAAAGCAAAAGTTTAAACACCATCAGTAAATGGAGTTTAGCAGCCAGCTATGCTTTAATTGGGCAAAAGGAAACAGCTTTGCAAATCATAAACAACTTATCAATTAACGTAGCCAATTATAACGAAATGAGTTTTAGTTATGGAAGCGCACAGCGCGATGATGCCATTATACTACAAACATTAAATTTATTGGATAAGCGTACTTTGGCTATGCAAAAAGCCATTCAGATAAGCAAAAACCTGAGCAGCGATTATTGGCTGAGTACACAAACTACTGCTTATTGTTTAATAGCCATGGCTGATTACTGTAAGAAAAACAGTACAAGTAAAACTTTAAATTATGAAGTGAGTGTTGGTACCAATAAGCAAAGCATCAATTCAAAAACATTCATTAACCAAACGCCTGTAAACTTTACAAGCCGTAACCCGCAAAACATTACTTTAAAAAATACCTCAACCGATAATTTATTTGTAAGGATAATTAATAAAGGACAACCTTTAACCGATGTGACCACAGAAGCAGAAAGCAATATACAGTTGGGCATACAATACAAAGACTTAAAAGGTAACATTATTAACCCGACACAAATGGAACAAGGGACTGATTTTGTTTGCGAAGTAAAAGTAACAAACAATAGCAACTTAGGTCACTTTGAGCAAATGGCTTTGAGTAATATTTTTGCGAGTGGATGGCAAATACACAATACACGTTTGTTTGGCGAAAACCCGCTGTTTGCGTCAAGCAACAGCACTTATCAGGATATAAAAGATGACAGGGTTTACACTTATTTCAACATAAGAATGGGACAAACACTAACCTATTACATTATACTCAATGCAAGCTATTGCGGTCGTTTTTATTTACCTCCGGCCAAGTGTGAAGCCATGTATAACGGAAGTATATTTGCGCATAAAAAAGGTATTTGGGTAAATGTAGTAAACAGCAGTAAAATTAAATCATAA